The Cloeon dipterum chromosome 3, ieCloDipt1.1, whole genome shotgun sequence genome includes a region encoding these proteins:
- the LOC135939650 gene encoding phenoloxidase-activating enzyme 1-like produces MLLIWALLSSAIVGLTRAQGEPCSNTLNGQPGMCVSIYNCSSVVLVLREQQPLSQDVIKRLQSAQCGFQGTTPKVCCADHLPLPPKQTTARPPTRPSNRPTNRPPPTKPSVGVAGTTTSTVRPNPASVLQRVNVGPKHPKIHLLPFDLCGVSTADRIVNGKKAALNQLPWMARLGYETRFGESYRCGGSVLSKRYVLTAAHCMTKLPNGLKLISVLLGELNANQEIDCDFLNPTVCNPPPQSFRVAEAIPHPQYSPTTVQNDIGIIRLDRDADLTTDAVRPICLPIGNIQFKDLNRVKAFTVAGWGTTEQGSSSQELLYADVPPVSNQLCKDAYVRQAQIIDSQICAGGQSQDSCDGDSGGPLMVPDAVHGDPAPRSVQVGIVSFGPVRCGTKDMPGVYTRVGYYVSWILENMRP; encoded by the exons ATGCTGCTGATTTGGGCGTTGCTCTCCTCGGCCATCGTTGGCCTCACCCGCGCCC AGGGAGAACCATGTTCGAACACGCTGAATGGGCAGCCTGGCATGTGCGTGTCCATCTACAACTGCTCGTCGGTGGTGCTGGTGCTACGCGAGCAACAACCCCTTTCTCAGGACGTCATCAAGCGGCTGCAATCTGCCCAGTGCGGCTTCCAAGGCACCACCCccaag GTGTGTTGTGCGGACCACCTTCCTCTACCGCCGAAGCAGACGACGGCGCGTCCGCCAACCAGACCGTCAAACAGGCCGACAAACAGGCCGCCGCCAACTAAGCCGTCGGTGGGGGTAGCAGGGACGACCACCTCGACGGTCAGACCTAACCCGGCGTCGGTCCTGCAAAGGGTCAACGTGGGGCCCAAGCACCCCAAGATCCACCTGCTGCCATTCGACCTGTGTGGCGTCTCCACCGCAGACCGGATCGTCAACGGCAAAAAGGCCGCGCTCAACCAACTGCCCTGGATGGCAAGATTGGGATACGAAACGA GGTTCGGTGAGAGCTACCGGTGCGGAGGGTCAGTGCTGAGCAAGCGTTACGTTCTGACTGCGGCGCATTGCATGACAAAGCTGCCAAACGGACTAAAACT GATTTCCGTGCTGCTCGGCGAGCTGAACGCCAACCAGGAAATCGACTGTGATTTTCTGAACCCTACGGTCTGCAACCCTCCGCCGCAGTCTTTCCGCGTCGCGGAGGCCATTCCGCATCCGCAGTACTCGCCCACCACCGTGCAGAATGACATCGGCATCATCAGGCTCGACAGGGACGCTGATCTTACTACAG ACGCAGTGAGGCCGATTTGCCTGCCAATCGGGAATATCCAGTTCAAAGACTTGAACCGCGTGAAGGCGTTCACCGTCGCTGGCTGGGGAACAACCGAacaag gCTCGTCTAGTCAGGAGTTGTTGTACGCGGACGTGCCGCCGGTGAGCAACCAACTGTGCAAAGACGCGTACGTTCGGCAGGCGCAAATCATCGACTCGCAGATCTGCGCCGGGGGACAGAGCCAGGATTCGTGTGACGGAGACAGTGGAGGACCGCTCATG GTGCCGGACGCGGTGCACGGGGACCCAGCGCCACGCAGCGTGCAGGTGGGCATCGTGTCGTTCGGGCCGGTGCGTTGCGGCACCAAGGACATGCCGGGAGTGTACACGCGCGTCGGCTACTACGTCTCCTGGATCCTGGAAAACATGCGGCCCTGA
- the LOC135939653 gene encoding CLIP domain-containing serine protease B9-like: MYTSKLVVLFATAAALTSAQRYDLNEGSECLSPDNKPGVCVFLQQCPHLLYHVQQSRMPGGQNSVQLLRRSLCRFYGRDPVVCCESTGGSTPPTNENDLSSQAKTGIVAHKNINLLPKNCGDTFHSSIVGGRMAGLTEHPWLAALVYRTRNGQEVLCGGALINNRYVLTAAHCIKVPYGNQLVSVRLGEHNLVTEKDCYKDAKGVEKCADPPLTVLVESAKAHEKYGGVDRFNDIGLVRLERNVPFTNYTKPVCLPLSDTLLKSSFAGSIHEIAGWGRTENSSSSDVKLKVSLRVFENDRCAAQYRVLYPSVKLDSSQLCAGGEQGRDSCSGDSGGPLVAQNGKWFVTGVVSYGPRNCGTQDLPGIYTRVTSFLPWILDNLKP, translated from the exons ATGTACACGTCCAAGCTGGTCGTCCTgttcgccaccgccgccgcactcACTTCTGCAC AGCGATATGACCTGAACGAGGGAAGCGAATGCCTCAGCCCTGACAATAAGCCAGGGGTGTGCGTGTTTCTGCAGCAGTGTCCCCATCTGCTGTACCACGTGCAGCAATCGCGGATGCCAGGAGGCCAAAACTCGGTCCAACTGTTGCGGAGGTCGCTTTGTCGCTTTTACGGAAGAGACCCTGTCGTCTGCTGCGAGTCCACAGGTGGCTCGACGCCACCGACCAACGAAAATGACCT GTCCTCCCAGGCAAAAACAGGAATTGTTGcgcacaaaaatataaacctGCTTCCAAAGAATTGTGGCGACACGTTCCACAGCAGTATCGTGGGAGGCAGAATGGCCGGCCTTACTGAACATCCCTGGCTCGCTGCCCTCGTGTACAGAACAA GAAATGGCCAGGAGGTGCTGTGCGGCGGCGCTTTGATCAACAATCGCTACGTGCTGACGGCGGCCCACTGCATCAAAGTGCCGTACGGCAATCAATT GGTTTCGGTGCGGCTAGGCGAGCACAATTTGGTGACAGAGAAGGACTGTTATAAAGACGCCAAGGGTGTGGAGAAATGCGCCGATCCACCGCTCACGGTGCTCGTCGAGAGCGCCAAAGCGCACGAAAAGTACGGCGGCGTCGACAGGTTCAACGACATCGGCCTCGTCAGGCTGGAGAGAAACGTGCCTTTCACAA ATTACACAAAGCCGGTGTGCCTGCCCTTATCGGATACCCTGCTAAAATCGAGCTTCGCAGGATCCATCCATGAAATTGCTGGCTGGGGACGCactgaaaatt CGTCATCGAGTGATGTTAAGCTGAAAGTAAGCCTTAGAGTCTTCGAAAACGACCGATGTGCCGCCCAATACCGGGTTTTGTACCCTAGTGTAAAGTTGGACTCGAGTCAGTTGTGTGCCGGTGGAGAACAGGGTAGGGATTCGTGCAGTGGTGACAGTGGGGGCCCCCTCGTCGCCCAGAATggaaaatg GTTCGTGACGGGAGTTGTGTCATATGGACCGCGGAACTGCGGCACGCAGGATTTACCTGGAATTTACACCAGGGTCACTTCCTTCCTGCCCTGGATTTTGGACAACCTCAAACCCTGA
- the LOC135939652 gene encoding CLIP domain-containing serine protease B9-like, whose amino-acid sequence MYTSKLVVLFASVAALTLAQRYDLGEGSECFSPEGSPGVCTQLRQCPALLAHLDRSRRPGNQNSIRLLQQSLCGFDGSNPVVCCVGRVSGNSPSGSSRPGGPGKLVVWTPKPNNAQSPSPAKTGILAHKNANLLPVDCGDSFHVRIVGGRKADMGEHPWLAALEYETRRGQQVLCGGSLINERYVLTAAHCIQVPYGNKLISVRLGEHNLVTARDCYKTAKGVEKCADPPLSVPIESVKVHEKYGGVDRHNDIGLIRLKRKVPATSYVKPVCLPLSDNLFRSTFIGSNQEVAGWGRTENSPSSDVKLKVGLSVMENERCAALYRGPHPEVKLDSSQLCAGGEKGKDSCGGDSGGPLVFARENKWFVTGVVSYGPRNCGTQDLPGIYTRVTSFLPWIMDNLKP is encoded by the exons ATGTACACGTCCAAGCTGGTCGTCCTGTTCGCCTCCGTCGCCGCTCTCACCTTGGCAC AGCGGTATGACCTGGGTGAGGGAAGCGAGTGCTTCAGCCCTGAAGGGTCGCCAGGAGTGTGCACGCAACTGCGGCAGTGTCCAGCGCTGTTGGCTCATCTGGATCGATCTCGGCGTCCCGGCAACCAAAACTCGATCCGGCTGCTGCAGCAGTCGCTGTGCGGCTTCGACGGTAGCAACCCCGTCGTCTGCTGCGTCGGACGCGTGTCCGGTAACAGTCCCAGCGGCTCCTCACGACCCGGTGGGCCTGGCAAACTCGTTGTTTGGACACCAAAACCCAACAATGCCCA atCTCCATCGCCGGCTAAAACAGGCATTTTGGCGCACAAAAACGCAAATCTGCTTCCAGTGGATTGCGGCGATTCGTTCCACGTCCGAATCGTGGGCGGAAGAAAGGCCGACATGGGCGAACACCCCTGGCTCGCAGCTCTCGAGTACGAAACGA GAAGAGGCCAGCAGGTGCTGTGTGGTGGTTCCCTGATCAACGAGCGCTATGTCCTGACGGCGGCCCACTGCATCCAAGTGCCGTACggcaataaatt GATTTCAGTGCGGCTAGGCGAACACAATTTGGTGACGGCGAGGGACTGTTATAAAACCGCCAAGGGTGTGGAGAAATGCGCCGATCCGCCGCTCTCGGTGCCCATTGAGAGCGTGAAGGTGCACGAAAAGTACGGCGGCGTCGACAGGCACAATGACATTGGCCTCATCAGGCTGAAGAGGAAGGTGCCTGCCACAA gTTACGTAAAGCCGGTGTGCCTGCCCTTGTCGGATAACCTGTTCAGATCAACCTTCATTGGATCTAACCAAGAAGTTGCTGGCTGGGGACGTACCGAAAATT CTCCTTCAAGCGATGTAAAGCTGAAAGTGGGCCTTTCCGTTATGGAAAACGAGCGGTGTGCAGCCCTGTACCGCGGTCCGCACCCTGAGGTGAAGCTGGACTCGAGCCAATTGTGCGCCGGTGGCGAAAAAGGAAAGGACTCGTGCGGCGGTGACAGCGGCGGCCCCCTCGTCTTCGCCAGGGAAAACAAATG GTTCGTCACGGGAGTTGTGTCGTATGGACCGCGGAACTGCGGCACGCAGGATTTACCTGGAATTTACACCAGGGTCACCTCCTTCCTGCCCTGGATCATGGACAATCTGAAACCCTGA
- the LOC135940628 gene encoding uncharacterized protein LOC135940628 — MKRVPTIFLIFFCSALHIAASFNVDREEFEPGGNHSISKRSTAARTCNAELYEGALPAMCNLPSAQRTLPTEARNCQTKLKARSLSTAEAVCLWDCAYKDRKLTTSSGALDTKAITAEFTKSLDKTWLPIATDAIKTCITDANKASGMKITTGYVTKCRMASYMFNTCYRVKMLDKCPTSAQTKTFSSGRKSLSSCDFATIIKPTAAKVHSASSIVAKAATVKLTKTCNSELYEGPVPAICTLPSSQKSVLPEATKCQTKLKAKSFSTAEPVCLWECAYKDKKLTTSTGALDSKAITAEFTKGMDKTWLPIATDAVKTCLTDATKASTAKLASGYDTKCKTAAYMFNTCFRVKLFDKCPKSAQSKTYAVARSALAACDYAAITKSTSQLAHSGVAALQSMKKEDLQKTLAAAQKDPNLMKNALASVPKDMLKSIDTSKINLKTLDASSLTALLGK, encoded by the exons ATGAAGCGCGTTCCTACGAtctttctaattttcttttgctcgGCACTGCATATC GCTGCCAGCTTTAATGTGGACAGGGAAGAGTTTGAACCAGGCGGAAACCACTCGATTTCAAAGCGTTCTACAGCGGCCAGAACGTGCAACGCAGAACTATATGAG GGGGCTCTACCGGCCATGTGCAATTTGCCGAGCGCGCAAAGAACCCTGCCAACGGAGGCAAGGAACTGCCAAACAAAGT taAAAGCCAGAAGTTTGAGCACAGCTGAGGCTGTG TGTCTCTGGGATTGTGCTTACAAAGACAGGAAGTTG ACTACTTCGTCGGGAGCTCTTGACACAAAAGCCATCACTGCCGAGTTTACCAAAAGCCTGGACAAAACTTGGCTGCCGATTGCCACAGATGCGATCAAAACGTGCATCACTGACGCCAACA AGGCGTCTGGTATGAAAATCACCACCGGATACGTGACGAAATGCAGAATGGCGTCTTACATGTTCAACACTTGCTACAGGGTGAAAATGCTTGAT AAATGCCCGACCAGTGCTCAAACCAAGACCTTCTCGAGTGGTCGTAAATCGTTGTCTTCGTGCGACTTCGCGACCATCATCAAGCCAACTGCCGCCAAGGTTCATTCCGCGTCCTCCATTGTCGCGAAAGCTGCCACCGTAAagttgacgaaaacttgcaaCTCGGAATTGTATGAg GGGCCTGTGCCGGCAATCTGCACCTTGCCAAGCTCGCAGAAAAGCGTACTTCCAGAGGCGACAAAGTGCCAAACAAAAT tGAAGGCAAAAAGTTTTAGCACGGCTGAGCCTGTG TGTTTGTGGGAGTGTGCTTACAAAGACAAGAAATTG acTACCTCAACGGGAGCTCTCGACTCGAAAGCCATCACAGCCGAGTTTACCAAAGGCATGGACAAGACCTGGTTGCCGATTGCAACTGACGCCGTCAAAACTTGTCTCACCGACGCCACAA AGGCGTCCACAGCGAAACTTGCATCTGGATACGacacaaaatgcaaaacagcTGCCTACATGTTCAATACTTGCTTCAGGGTGAAGCTCTTTGAC AAATGTCCTAAGAGCGCGCAGTCGAAAACTTACGCAGTGGCGCGTTCGGCGTTGGCCGCGTGCGACTACGCGGCAATCACCAAGTCGACGTCGCAGCTGGCCCACTCCGGGGTGGCTGCGCTGCAAAGTATGAAGAAGGAAGACCTGCAGAAGACCCTGGCGGCGGCGCAAAAGGACCCCAACTTAATGAAAAACGCGCTCGCCAGCGTGCCGAAAGATATGCTCAAATCGATCGACACCTCCAAGATCAACCTCAAAACGCTTGACGCGAGTTCTTTGACCGCTTTACTAGGAAAGTGA